The following are encoded together in the Acidimicrobiia bacterium genome:
- a CDS encoding ABC-F family ATP-binding cassette domain-containing protein has protein sequence MLQARGLEVEVGGRVTLRDASFGLRAGDKVGLVGRNGAGKTTLLRVLAGESSPAAGVVLHSDALGYLPQDPRPRGVGPETVALAHVMSGRGLDEAARRLERLHARMDDDPSDRNITRYTRAEEEFRLAGGYAAEAEARRLAHGLGLPPERLDLPLGALSGGERRRVELARILFAGSELLLLDEPTNHLDVDAKRWLMGFLRTYRGALLVVSHDLDLLDESITRVLHLDEGTLVEYRGTYSQYLEARAADEERQARIAARRESEIERLRRVADRMRGQTAKRARTAKAIDKRVERLRAEAGDDGSHARRRAHGPSVAFPKPPHAGKVVLDVVGLRKGYGGPPVFDGLTFDVGRGERLLVMGLNGAGKTTLMRILAGRDEPDAGTVAAGHGASIGYYAQEHEGIVGGRDVLSHLRELSRAGDVVLRGLLGTFGLSGDVAFQDAATLSGGEKTKLALAQLVVGAHNVLLLDEPTNNLDPPSRDAIGDALSQWPGAMVVVSHDVEFVARLAPQRVLLMPDGDLDYWSDDLLELVALA, from the coding sequence GTGCTCCAAGCCCGTGGTCTCGAGGTCGAGGTCGGCGGTCGCGTCACGCTGCGCGACGCGTCGTTCGGCCTGCGCGCGGGCGACAAGGTCGGCCTCGTCGGCCGGAACGGCGCGGGGAAGACGACATTGCTGCGCGTGCTCGCCGGCGAGTCCAGCCCCGCCGCGGGCGTCGTCCTGCACAGCGACGCTCTCGGCTACCTGCCGCAGGACCCGCGTCCGCGCGGCGTCGGACCCGAGACCGTCGCGCTCGCGCACGTCATGTCGGGCCGCGGTCTCGACGAAGCGGCGCGCCGTCTCGAGCGCTTGCACGCGCGCATGGACGACGACCCATCCGACCGAAACATCACGCGCTACACGCGCGCGGAGGAGGAGTTCCGGCTCGCGGGCGGCTACGCGGCCGAAGCGGAGGCCCGCCGTCTCGCGCACGGGCTCGGGCTGCCGCCCGAGCGCTTGGATCTCCCGCTCGGCGCGCTGTCGGGCGGCGAGCGCCGTCGCGTCGAGCTCGCGCGGATCCTGTTCGCGGGAAGCGAGCTGCTCCTCCTCGACGAGCCCACCAACCACCTCGACGTCGACGCGAAGCGCTGGCTCATGGGCTTCCTCCGCACCTATCGAGGCGCGCTGCTCGTCGTGAGCCACGACCTGGACCTGCTCGACGAGTCGATCACGCGTGTCCTCCACCTCGACGAGGGCACGCTCGTCGAGTACCGGGGGACGTACTCGCAGTACCTGGAGGCGCGTGCCGCCGACGAGGAGCGGCAGGCCCGCATCGCGGCGCGGCGTGAGAGCGAGATCGAACGGCTCCGTCGCGTCGCCGACCGCATGCGCGGGCAGACCGCGAAGCGCGCCCGCACGGCGAAGGCGATCGACAAGCGTGTGGAGCGTCTGCGCGCCGAGGCGGGCGACGACGGCAGCCACGCGCGTCGCCGCGCGCACGGCCCGAGCGTCGCGTTCCCGAAGCCGCCGCACGCCGGGAAGGTCGTGCTCGACGTCGTCGGTCTGCGGAAGGGATACGGCGGGCCGCCCGTGTTCGACGGCCTGACGTTCGACGTCGGGCGGGGTGAGCGCCTGCTCGTCATGGGCCTGAACGGCGCGGGCAAGACGACGCTCATGCGGATCCTCGCGGGCCGCGACGAACCGGACGCGGGAACGGTCGCCGCAGGCCATGGCGCGTCGATCGGCTACTACGCGCAGGAGCACGAGGGCATCGTGGGCGGGCGCGACGTGCTCTCGCACCTGCGCGAGCTGTCACGCGCGGGTGACGTCGTCCTGCGCGGCCTGCTCGGCACGTTCGGCCTCAGCGGCGACGTCGCGTTCCAGGACGCCGCGACGCTGTCCGGCGGTGAGAAGACGAAGCTCGCGCTCGCGCAGCTCGTCGTCGGTGCGCACAACGTGCTGCTGCTCGACGAGCCGACGAACAACCTCGATCCCCCGTCGCGCGACGCGATCGGCGACGCGCTCTCGCAGTGGCCCGGCGCGATGGTCGTCGTGAGTCACGACGTCGAGTTCGTGGCGCGGCTCGCGCCGCAACGCGTGCTGCTCATGCCCGACGGCGACCTCGACTACTGGTCGGACGACCTGCTCGAGCTCGTCGCCCTGGCGTAG